The sequence below is a genomic window from Sorangiineae bacterium MSr12523.
CGGCGATCTCAGTGCCGCGCATCCCCTTCTCGATGCGGCGCTCGAGGACGGCGATCCCGCCGCACTCGCGGTCGCGTTGGCGGCCGTGCCCAGCGATCACGATCCGACGGTGCTCGACGCGCAGAAGCTGCCCGATCCCGCCAAACTGGGAAGCTCCGAGGAGCTCGCACCGCTGCTCGATCGCATGGCCACCGTCACCACGGAGCGCGCGCGCCCGTGGGCCGAGGCCGTGCGCAAGCAGATTGCGCTCTTGTGGATTCCCCCATCGGGCGAGCCCGCAGCGTGGGGTCCCTTGCTCGAACGGCTCGACGCGCACGCGCAGACCTTGCACGACCTGGAGGCGACCGCGCGCATCTCCGAGCTGTCCGCCGAGCGCACGCGACCCGTGCGCGTGGCCATCGTGGGCGAGTTCAACGCCGGAAAGAGCACGTTCATCAATGCGCTGATGGGCGCCGATGTCGCCCCCACCGGCGTGCTTCCGACCACGGCCACGTTGCACCACCTGCGGTATGCACCGGATCCCATCGCGCGGATCCTTTCCGAGGCCGGGCCCGAGCGCATCGTGCCCGTGGGGCAGCTGCGTGCGACGTTGAAGACCATCGCGCCGGAGACGGTGCGCCGGGTGGAGATCCAGCTTCCCCTGCCCTCGCTCACGCGCGTCGAGATCATCGACACGCCCGGCTTCAACGCGCCCGACGTGCGGCACGGCGAGGCGGCGCGGGCCGCGTTCGAAGAAGCCGACGCCGTGGTGTGGCTGTTCGACGCAGGGCAGGCCCTGAAACAGAGCGAGCGGCTCGTTCTCGACGAGGCGAAGGCCGCGCGCATCCCGGTGCAGATCCTGGTCAACAAGGCCGATCGGCTCTCGCCGGCCGATCTGGGCAAGGTCATGGACCGCGTGGCGCAGGAGCTCGGCGAGCTGGGCGTCACCTCGTGGACGGCACCGCTGGCGCTCTCGGCGCGTCTGGCCCTCGCCGGGCGTCTGGGCGATGAAAAGGCGCTGGAGGCCTCGGGGTGGGGCGCGGTGCAAACCCTTCTCGACGAGCAGATCGTCGGGCGCAGCACGGAGCTCAAAGAGCGCGCCCTGCGCCGTCGCGCCGCGCGCATCGTGGCACACCTGCGCGAGCGGTCCGTCACCTTGGCGGATCAAGAGCGCACCGCCCACGATAGCGCCGTGCATCACGCAAAGAGCATGGCGCGGCTCTCGGCGCTGCTCGATCGCGATGCGGAGGAAATCGCGAAGGCTCTGGGCACATCGCTGGAGCCTGCACTGCAAGCCTGGCAGGCGGATCTTTCCGTGGTGGTCACCGGTCGCGAACGCGAGGCGGTGGCCAGCGATCCGGTGTTGATGCGCTACCGCGTGGAGCGAGGGCTCGCGCGCGTGGTGCCGCCGCTGTGCGATGCCCTCGCCGCACTGGCGCGGGAAAAGAGCCGGGATGCGACTTTGGTCGAGATCCGCCCGGCCGACATGGCGACGCTCGCGCGGGCGCTGGTGCGGCAGCTCGCCTTCGCCGGGTCGACGAGCAGCCAGGCCCTCGCGCGGGCCGCCGTGAGCACCCTCATCGAGTACGCCTTCGCGCGGGCCACCCCGCAGCTCCCCGCCGCCACGGCCACATGGCTCGAGCGAGAGCTTCACAGCTTTGCCGAGGCTCTTCTGTGATGCGAAACAACGCGGTAGACTAGGGCAACACACGGAAACCATGCGTCTCGCCCCCGTCTTTCTCGCCGCCTTTCTCGGCGTGGCATCCGTCCCCGCGGCCCCTGCCCTCGCCCAACCCATCCTCAGCGTGGGGGGAGACGCACTCGAGGTGCAGGCCGACAAGCTGGAGGTCGACGTGACCGAGGGCGTGGCCCTGCTCACCGGCAACGTGTCGCTCGCCAAGGGTGGCCTCAAGGTCAATTGCCCGCGCATCGACCTGAAGTTCGATCAAACGCCGCACGTGAACTGGGCGCGCGGCTCGGGCGGGGTCCTCGCGGACGTCAAAGGCGTGCACGCCGAGGCGCCCGAGGTCGAGCTCGACCTGAAGAAGCAGATCCTCGAGTTGCGCGGCGGTGTGCGGCTCACGCGCGGGCAAGGCTGGCTCCAGGCCGAGAAAGCCATGATCGACATCGCCACGGCCAAGGTCACCCTGACCCAGGTCAAAGGCTCCATCCCCGTTTCGCCCAAAGGACCTTGAAGGCGCGGCTCGAGGCAAGCGGCCTGCGGGTCGTGCGCGGGGGAAAAGTCATCCTTCGCGACGTGGACGTGGCCGCGAACGAGGGCGAGGTGCTCGGCATCCTCGGGCCCTCCGGCGCAGGGAAATCGACGCTCTTTCGTGCTCTCGTCGGCGAAAGCCCGCCCGATGCGGGCACGGTGCGCCTCGGCGGCGAGGACGTGACGCGCTGGCCGCTCTGGAGGCGTGCGCGCCAGGGCATCGGCTACATCCCGCAATCGCCCAGCGTGCTCTGGGACCTCACCGTGCGGCAGAACTTGATCACCTTCCACCGCGTGGTGCACCAGAGCGACGGCAAGCCCGAGGAGCGCGCGGCGCAGGTCGGCTTGGCCGAGCGGCTCGACGTGCGCGCCGGCGAGCTCTCCGCGGGCGAGCGACGGCGCCTCGAGTTCGCGCGAGCTATCACCCGCGAGCCCCTGGTGCTCGTGTGCGACGAGCCCTTCAGCGGCATCGATCCGGTGGGCGCCGCGCGCCTGGGCGAGCTCCTGCGCGATCTGGCCGGGCGCGGCACGGCGGTGCTTCTCGCCGATCACCACGTCGAGGAGGCGCTGCGCGTCTGCTCACGCGCCATCTTGCTGCTCGATGGCGCGGTCGCGGTCACCGCCGTCCCCGGTGAATTCGAGAAGCACCCGCTCGTCCGAGGCCGCTACCTCGGCACACTGCATCCGTCGTCGTGAGCCGCTCGTGAAAGCTTAGTTGACCAGCTCGATGTCCACGCGGCGGTCCAGCGCGTAGCTTTCCTCGTCGTTGCCCGTGGCATCGAGCTCGCCGCGTGAGCTCGCCTTCACGCGATCGCGCCCTACACCTAGGTTATGCATGTAGCGCAGCACCGCGTCCGCACGCGACTCGCCGAGCGACATGTTGTATTCGGTTTCCCCCCGCCGATCCGCGCGCCCCACCAGGGTCACGTGGCGACCGCGCAGGCCTCCATCGATCAGGCAGCGCGCGATGGTGGCCAGCGCATCGCGATCATCCGGCGGGATGGCCGTCGAGTCGAAATCGAACTTCGGCGCATACGCATTTTGCGGAAGCGAGCACGCTTTCGCAATTTCGTCCGAAACGCGAAGGCCCGACGTGAGGACCGATCCATCGTCGGCCGCGCCATTGCGCTTGGCGAGCGAACCACCGGCGTTTCCCG
It includes:
- a CDS encoding dynamin family protein, whose product is MRLIEVISRWMGRVEVVLAGAEDELRAGEQALAAGDPMIARALAHSVLKRLPGSLLGLALLADACEAAGLDAELALTLEELASLAGSNADVWVRLARARQKTLAPVDEVRDTLVRGLAVASPGSDARREALLELADLDLAQGDGARAELWLERLADRRSPEVALRRAEARLAQNDVAGARAAIEEAPSDPTHGRAELIRGRVLAVAGDKAAFVSLIRAYVLEVPGASELLSSTLAWGPSDDEIRARVRLVVEHREEAKLARWRAAFARADGRRDEARAALRDALDGGDLSAAHPLLDAALEDGDPAALAVALAAVPSDHDPTVLDAQKLPDPAKLGSSEELAPLLDRMATVTTERARPWAEAVRKQIALLWIPPSGEPAAWGPLLERLDAHAQTLHDLEATARISELSAERTRPVRVAIVGEFNAGKSTFINALMGADVAPTGVLPTTATLHHLRYAPDPIARILSEAGPERIVPVGQLRATLKTIAPETVRRVEIQLPLPSLTRVEIIDTPGFNAPDVRHGEAARAAFEEADAVVWLFDAGQALKQSERLVLDEAKAARIPVQILVNKADRLSPADLGKVMDRVAQELGELGVTSWTAPLALSARLALAGRLGDEKALEASGWGAVQTLLDEQIVGRSTELKERALRRRAARIVAHLRERSVTLADQERTAHDSAVHHAKSMARLSALLDRDAEEIAKALGTSLEPALQAWQADLSVVVTGREREAVASDPVLMRYRVERGLARVVPPLCDALAALAREKSRDATLVEIRPADMATLARALVRQLAFAGSTSSQALARAAVSTLIEYAFARATPQLPAATATWLERELHSFAEALL
- a CDS encoding ATP-binding cassette domain-containing protein, with amino-acid sequence MKARLEASGLRVVRGGKVILRDVDVAANEGEVLGILGPSGAGKSTLFRALVGESPPDAGTVRLGGEDVTRWPLWRRARQGIGYIPQSPSVLWDLTVRQNLITFHRVVHQSDGKPEERAAQVGLAERLDVRAGELSAGERRRLEFARAITREPLVLVCDEPFSGIDPVGAARLGELLRDLAGRGTAVLLADHHVEEALRVCSRAILLLDGAVAVTAVPGEFEKHPLVRGRYLGTLHPSS
- a CDS encoding OmpA family protein, with amino-acid sequence MTAWKTVVTLALLSASFLGCADKPKAAKIPPTGLTSASTFKSHWEKSPGKNGLAEKDTAMEAGNAGGSLAKRNGAADDGSVLTSGLRVSDEIAKACSLPQNAYAPKFDFDSTAIPPDDRDALATIARCLIDGGLRGRHVTLVGRADRRGETEYNMSLGESRADAVLRYMHNLGVGRDRVKASSRGELDATGNDEESYALDRRVDIELVN